CATTCCATCGATGACTGGGACCCAGAAGACGTCGACGCATGGGCCAACGGCGGCGCGACGATCGCGCGCCGCAACCTGATCTGGTCCATCTTCGCCGAGCACGTCGGGTTCTCCGTCTGGTCGATCTGGTCGGTGATGGTCCTGTTCATGCCGCAGAACGTCTATCACATCGATGCTGCGGGAAAGTTCTTCCTCGTCGCGATGCCGACGCTGGTCGGATCGATCCTGCGACTGCCGTATACGTTCGCCGTCGCGAGGTTCGGCGGCCGCAACTGGACGATCTTCTCCGCGCTGGTGCTGGCGATCCCAACGGTGTTGACACTGTATTTCATTGCCCACCCCGGCACGTCGTACACAACATTCATGATCGTGGCGGCGATCGCCGGGTTTGGCGGGGGAAACTTCGCCTCGTCGATGACCAACATCAACGCGTTCTATCCGCAGCGGCTCAAGGGATGGGCGCTGGGCCTGAACGCCGGTGGCGGAAACATCGGCGTCGCGACAATCCAGATCGTCGGGCTGCTGGTGATCGCTACGGTTGGCAACCGTTCCCCGCAGTGGGTCTGCGCGGTGTATCTCGTGCTGCTGTCGATCGCCGCGCTCGGCGCCGCGCTGTTCATGAACAACCTGACCAACCAACGCATCAATGGCCGCTCGATGATCTATGTGATGGGATACCGTGACTCGTGGCTGATCGCGTTGCTGTACATCGGCACGTTCGGATCGTTCATCGGCTTTTCGTTCGCGTTCGGCCAGGTGCTTCAGATCAGTGTCCTGGCCAACCTCAGTGCTGGCGCCAAGGTGACCCCGGCGATGACGGCCCAGGCGGCGTTGCACGCCGCGCAGATCGCGTTCATCGGACCTCTGCTGGGCTCGATCGCGCGGCCGGTCGGCGGCTGGCTATCCGACCGCATCGGCGGCAGCCGGGTCACGCTGTACACGTTCGCCGCGATGATCGCCGCCGCCGGCTGGCTTGTGGTGTTCGGTGGTATCGCCGACGCGAGGCATGGTGCCCTATCGGGTGGCATTCTGGCCGCCTACGTGGTCGGGTTTGTCGCGCTTTTCATCCTGTCGGGAATCGGAAACGGGTCGGTATACAAGATGATTCCGTCGATCTTCGACGCCAAGGCGCAAAGCAGGGACGGCCTCGACCAGGTCGAGAAGGCCGACTGGTCGCGTCGGATGTCCGGTGCGCTGATCGGGATCGCCGGGGCCATCGGCGCGCTCGGCGGCGTCGGCATCAACGTGGTGCTGCGGGCGTCGTACCTGTCGTCGGCGAAGTCGGCGACGATGGCGTTCTGGGTCTTCCTGGCCTTTTACGTGTTGTGCGCGGCGATCACGTGGTTCGCATATGTGCGCACGCCCAATAGGGCGACCGCCTCGGCGACCGCGAAGGTCGCGGAAGAGGCGCTGGCAGCGGCGTGATTCCGCTGAAGGTGTACGACGTGCGGGTGACCGATGGAAT
This is a stretch of genomic DNA from Mycobacterium lacus. It encodes these proteins:
- a CDS encoding nitrate/nitrite transporter; amino-acid sequence: MALQMREHSIDDWDPEDVDAWANGGATIARRNLIWSIFAEHVGFSVWSIWSVMVLFMPQNVYHIDAAGKFFLVAMPTLVGSILRLPYTFAVARFGGRNWTIFSALVLAIPTVLTLYFIAHPGTSYTTFMIVAAIAGFGGGNFASSMTNINAFYPQRLKGWALGLNAGGGNIGVATIQIVGLLVIATVGNRSPQWVCAVYLVLLSIAALGAALFMNNLTNQRINGRSMIYVMGYRDSWLIALLYIGTFGSFIGFSFAFGQVLQISVLANLSAGAKVTPAMTAQAALHAAQIAFIGPLLGSIARPVGGWLSDRIGGSRVTLYTFAAMIAAAGWLVVFGGIADARHGALSGGILAAYVVGFVALFILSGIGNGSVYKMIPSIFDAKAQSRDGLDQVEKADWSRRMSGALIGIAGAIGALGGVGINVVLRASYLSSAKSATMAFWVFLAFYVLCAAITWFAYVRTPNRATASATAKVAEEALAAA